The Thermocrinis sp. genome has a segment encoding these proteins:
- a CDS encoding rubrerythrin family protein codes for MSKSLAGTKTLECLKHAFAGESQANRRYLYFARKADIEGYPDLANVFRETAEGETGHAFGHLEFLEKYGGGDPATDKPIGTMEQNLEAAIAGETYEYTEMYPGFAKIAREEGFDDIAEWFETLARAEKSHAGRFQKALESLKA; via the coding sequence ATGAGCAAGAGCTTAGCTGGTACCAAAACTTTGGAGTGCCTCAAGCACGCCTTTGCAGGTGAGTCCCAAGCCAACAGGAGGTACCTCTATTTTGCCAGAAAGGCAGACATAGAGGGGTACCCAGACTTAGCCAACGTGTTCAGAGAAACTGCAGAGGGTGAAACTGGACACGCCTTTGGGCACCTTGAGTTTCTGGAAAAGTATGGTGGTGGAGATCCAGCCACAGACAAGCCCATAGGAACCATGGAACAAAACTTGGAAGCAGCCATAGCAGGAGAAACCTACGAGTACACCGAGATGTATCCGGGATTTGCAAAGATAGCAAGGGAAGAAGGCTTTGACGACATAGCTGAGTGGTTTGAGACCCTTGCAAGGGCTGAAAAGTCCCACGCGGGAAGGTTCCAAAAGGCTCTGGAAAGCTTGAAAGCCTGA
- a CDS encoding DUF3501 family protein — protein MKKIEMSDILNIYEYEKVREQKRKEIIELKKNRRVFVGDMVHLVFENRETVWFQIQEMIRAERMVKDEEIKQEIDVYNELIPDKNELSITMFVEIPDEQERKKLLPQLVGIHDHLWFHIGNKYSVRAIADEKSKKDYQYGKAAVVHFLKLPLTPEQVEAFINSPVKIEINHPNYKAIVDMPEEVKRELIKDLESD, from the coding sequence ATGAAAAAGATAGAGATGAGCGATATTCTAAACATTTACGAATACGAAAAGGTAAGGGAGCAAAAGCGAAAAGAAATAATAGAACTCAAGAAAAACAGAAGGGTTTTTGTTGGAGATATGGTTCACTTAGTCTTTGAAAACAGAGAAACGGTATGGTTTCAAATTCAAGAAATGATAAGGGCTGAAAGAATGGTAAAGGACGAAGAGATAAAACAAGAGATTGATGTTTACAACGAACTAATACCGGACAAAAACGAGCTTTCCATAACTATGTTTGTGGAAATTCCAGATGAACAAGAGAGGAAGAAACTGCTACCACAATTGGTAGGTATCCACGACCACCTGTGGTTTCACATAGGCAACAAGTATAGTGTAAGAGCTATCGCTGACGAAAAAAGCAAAAAAGATTATCAGTATGGCAAGGCAGCGGTGGTGCATTTTCTAAAATTACCGCTTACTCCAGAGCAGGTGGAGGCCTTTATTAATTCACCTGTAAAGATAGAAATAAACCATCCCAACTATAAAGCTATTGTGGATATGCCAGAGGAAGTAAAGAGAGAGCTTATAAAAGACCTTGAAAGTGATTAA
- a CDS encoding acetyl-CoA carboxylase biotin carboxylase subunit, with product MFKKILVANRGEVALRIIRACEELGIKSVAIYSEADAKSLYVKKADEAYLIPGDPVRAYLDYVRIVDLAKSVGADAIHPGYGFLAENADFARYCRKKGITFIGPSPEHIELFGDKVKAKQKMAELGIPTIPGSPEPLRNYEDALHYAREIGFPVILKSAYGGGGRGMRVVRSMEELPRLFESGYREAETFFGKGDLFVEKYLDNPKHIEVQILGDKYGNVVHLGERDCSVQRKHQKIIEVTPCPVLPNHIRNKILGLSVRAMMQVGYESAGTLEFLVDLKTGEFYFIEMNTRLQVEHTITEMVSGIDIVETMIRIAMGEPLPFTQNEITFRGYAIEFRINAEDPRKNFAPAPGKITAYYSPGGPGVRMDAGVYKDYVIPPYYDSMIAKLSVWALTWERVLARGKRAIDEFIIRGIPTNIPLHREIIRDPDFRSGYFGIKFLEEKLPTYDFEIEEQIAPENIALTISAAIAAYYGL from the coding sequence ATGTTCAAAAAAATTCTGGTGGCAAACAGAGGAGAGGTAGCCCTTAGAATAATAAGGGCGTGTGAGGAGCTCGGGATAAAAAGTGTAGCTATATACTCAGAGGCTGATGCCAAGTCTTTGTATGTAAAGAAAGCAGACGAGGCGTATCTTATACCTGGTGATCCTGTAAGGGCATACTTAGACTACGTAAGAATAGTGGATCTTGCTAAATCGGTTGGAGCGGATGCTATACATCCGGGATATGGATTTTTGGCTGAAAACGCAGACTTTGCAAGATACTGCAGAAAAAAGGGAATAACCTTTATAGGTCCATCGCCAGAACACATAGAGCTCTTTGGGGACAAGGTAAAAGCAAAACAGAAAATGGCTGAGCTGGGCATACCCACCATACCAGGTTCTCCAGAACCCCTAAGAAACTACGAGGACGCCCTGCACTATGCAAGAGAGATAGGATTTCCTGTAATTTTAAAGTCAGCTTATGGAGGGGGTGGTAGGGGGATGAGGGTAGTTAGGTCTATGGAAGAACTTCCCAGACTCTTTGAATCTGGATACAGAGAGGCGGAAACCTTTTTTGGAAAAGGTGATTTATTTGTAGAAAAATATTTGGATAATCCAAAACATATAGAGGTGCAAATACTGGGAGACAAGTACGGCAACGTGGTGCATTTGGGAGAAAGGGATTGCTCTGTGCAGAGAAAACACCAAAAGATTATAGAGGTTACACCTTGCCCCGTCCTGCCAAACCACATAAGAAACAAGATTTTAGGCCTTTCTGTAAGGGCAATGATGCAGGTAGGATACGAAAGTGCAGGCACCCTTGAGTTTCTCGTTGATCTAAAAACGGGTGAATTTTACTTTATTGAGATGAACACCAGACTTCAGGTGGAGCATACCATAACTGAAATGGTTTCTGGAATAGACATAGTGGAAACTATGATAAGAATAGCTATGGGTGAGCCCCTTCCCTTCACTCAGAACGAGATAACTTTCAGAGGCTATGCCATTGAGTTTAGGATAAACGCAGAAGATCCAAGGAAAAATTTTGCTCCAGCTCCAGGAAAGATTACTGCTTATTACTCTCCTGGTGGTCCGGGGGTTAGAATGGATGCGGGCGTTTATAAAGATTACGTAATTCCCCCTTACTACGATTCTATGATAGCAAAGTTGAGTGTGTGGGCTCTAACCTGGGAAAGAGTGTTAGCAAGGGGAAAAAGGGCCATAGATGAGTTTATCATAAGGGGAATTCCAACAAACATCCCCCTTCACAGAGAAATCATCAGGGATCCAGACTTTAGAAGTGGATACTTTGGTATCAAGTTTCTGGAGGAGAAACTCCCCACCTACGATTTTGAAATAGAAGAACAAATAGCTCCGGAAAATATTGCTTTGACAATATCAGCAGCTATAGCTGCTTACTATGGACTGTAG
- the thiC gene encoding phosphomethylpyrimidine synthase ThiC — translation MLRAEWVEARKKFKNKSQMHLARQGIITEEMVYVAKREGLHPEFVRQEVARGRMIIPANINHLHLEPMCIGINSRVKVNANIGNSGLASDIPTELEKLRVAIKYGADTVMDLSTGEAIKETREAIIRESTVPVGTVPIYEALKRAKGQVKNMTVDLILDVIEEQAQQGVSYMTIHAGILREFLPLVQHRVMGIVSRGGAIMAQWMVEHGKQNPLYEHFDKICEIFKKYDVSFSLGDALRPGAIADASDEAQLSELRVLGELTERAWRHDVQVMVEGPGHVPLDQIEFNMKIQQKLCHEAPFYVLGPLVIDVAAGYDHIASAIGAALAGYYGAAMLCYVTPKEHLGLPNVEDVKQGVIAYKIAAHAADVAKHFPGARKWDLEMSKARFAFDWNRQFELSIDPETARAYHDETLPQEGYKTAKFCSMCGPEFCAYKISQNVSDKMEEVLQQENWIAP, via the coding sequence ATGCTTAGAGCAGAGTGGGTAGAAGCAAGGAAGAAATTTAAGAACAAAAGTCAAATGCACCTTGCCAGACAGGGCATTATAACCGAAGAGATGGTTTATGTTGCCAAAAGGGAAGGCTTGCACCCTGAGTTTGTTCGTCAAGAGGTGGCAAGGGGTAGGATGATCATTCCTGCCAATATCAATCATCTGCACTTGGAACCCATGTGCATTGGTATAAACTCAAGAGTTAAGGTAAATGCCAACATAGGAAATTCTGGCCTTGCGTCGGACATACCCACTGAGCTGGAAAAGCTAAGGGTTGCTATAAAGTACGGCGCAGATACTGTGATGGATCTTTCTACTGGAGAGGCAATAAAGGAAACGAGGGAAGCCATCATAAGGGAAAGCACGGTGCCAGTGGGAACGGTTCCCATATACGAAGCTTTGAAAAGGGCAAAAGGTCAGGTCAAAAACATGACGGTGGATCTTATACTGGACGTAATAGAGGAACAGGCTCAGCAGGGTGTTTCTTACATGACCATCCACGCAGGTATCTTGAGGGAGTTTTTGCCCTTAGTTCAACACAGAGTAATGGGTATAGTTTCCCGTGGTGGTGCTATCATGGCTCAGTGGATGGTAGAACACGGAAAGCAAAATCCGCTTTATGAACACTTTGATAAGATCTGCGAGATATTCAAAAAGTATGACGTTTCCTTCTCTTTGGGAGATGCCCTAAGACCAGGAGCTATAGCGGATGCGTCGGACGAAGCTCAGTTGTCAGAACTCAGAGTTTTGGGTGAGCTAACAGAAAGGGCATGGAGGCACGACGTGCAGGTGATGGTAGAAGGTCCAGGCCATGTGCCTTTGGATCAGATAGAGTTCAACATGAAAATACAACAAAAGCTATGCCATGAAGCGCCCTTCTACGTGCTTGGCCCGTTGGTAATTGATGTGGCAGCAGGATACGACCACATAGCATCTGCCATAGGTGCTGCATTAGCGGGATACTACGGTGCAGCCATGCTATGCTACGTCACACCCAAAGAGCACCTTGGATTGCCAAACGTAGAAGACGTAAAGCAGGGTGTTATAGCTTACAAAATTGCGGCGCACGCAGCGGACGTGGCAAAACACTTTCCCGGTGCAAGGAAGTGGGACCTGGAGATGTCCAAAGCTCGCTTTGCCTTTGATTGGAACAGGCAATTTGAGCTTTCCATTGATCCAGAAACCGCAAGGGCATATCACGACGAAACACTGCCACAGGAGGGATACAAAACCGCCAAGTTCTGCTCTATGTGTGGTCCCGAGTTTTGCGCTTACAAGATTTCCCAAAACGTATCTGACAAAATGGAAGAGGTTCTCCAGCAGGAAAACTGGATAGCACCTTAA
- the uvrC gene encoding excinuclease ABC subunit UvrC, whose amino-acid sequence MIELIKNAPQTCGVYLFKKGNKVLYVGKAKNIKERLLQHYRQAQENLKERSIVSNSNQIDWIITKNEYEALVLEVDLIQLHKPKYNVLHKHGGGYPLIVITEDQFPTVKVVRGFQRQGKGFGPFFTAKKAYKVKKLIHKLFKLRTCDPMPVRKEPCMDYHLGLCSGPCAGLIKEKDYMLSVKSAQSLLSGQVSEILPELYQKLEEYMKELQFEKCAVLRDQIKALEKLSLGQSVSGLSFAHADVFYRMGRMLGIYLIRSSKLVDKETVILESEDEVEEVIVGFYYSNPIPETILLNFELSEEVIKWLSQKGKFNLSFHIDENLEKLIKENLGHVVPYEVLREEFIKLLKINAPIRIEGFDVSHFYGEYIVASCVVWEEGAMNKKRYRRYRIRTVNKIDDYAALEELLTRRARRLKEGEEPMPDVWLIDGGLGQLTVGIKVRDNYKLPIKVFSLAKENEILYTEFGVNIPLKEHPILYRVFGQIRDEAHRFALSYNKKLRLKEGLKDVLDRIKGIGEVKKKIIYNNFENLYELLKAEEGHLRRLGINPSIKQEIEKYIS is encoded by the coding sequence ATGATTGAGCTTATAAAGAATGCACCGCAAACTTGCGGTGTTTATCTATTCAAGAAGGGTAACAAAGTTCTCTACGTGGGAAAGGCTAAAAATATAAAAGAAAGGCTCTTACAACATTACAGGCAAGCTCAGGAGAACCTAAAGGAAAGGTCTATAGTCAGCAACTCTAACCAAATAGACTGGATAATAACGAAGAATGAATACGAAGCTTTGGTTTTGGAAGTGGATCTAATTCAGCTTCATAAGCCTAAGTACAATGTGCTTCACAAACACGGTGGGGGTTATCCCCTGATAGTTATCACAGAAGACCAATTTCCAACGGTAAAGGTAGTTAGGGGTTTTCAACGTCAAGGAAAGGGCTTTGGTCCCTTTTTTACTGCTAAAAAAGCTTACAAGGTAAAAAAGCTAATCCATAAACTCTTTAAGCTTCGCACCTGTGATCCTATGCCTGTAAGGAAAGAACCATGCATGGATTACCATTTGGGGCTCTGCAGCGGACCCTGTGCTGGTTTGATAAAGGAGAAAGACTACATGCTTTCTGTTAAATCTGCCCAGTCATTGCTCTCAGGACAGGTTTCGGAGATCCTTCCGGAGCTTTACCAAAAGTTGGAAGAGTATATGAAGGAGCTTCAATTTGAAAAGTGTGCAGTTTTGAGAGATCAGATAAAGGCTCTTGAAAAACTCTCTTTGGGCCAGAGTGTTAGCGGATTATCCTTTGCCCATGCGGACGTGTTTTACAGAATGGGTAGGATGCTGGGAATATATTTAATAAGGTCTTCTAAGCTTGTAGATAAAGAAACTGTAATATTGGAGTCAGAGGATGAGGTGGAAGAAGTAATAGTGGGTTTTTATTACTCCAATCCTATTCCAGAAACGATCCTTCTGAACTTTGAACTTTCGGAAGAGGTTATAAAGTGGCTTTCACAAAAGGGGAAGTTTAATCTCTCTTTTCACATAGATGAGAACCTTGAAAAGCTTATCAAAGAAAATCTGGGACATGTTGTTCCCTACGAAGTCCTAAGAGAAGAGTTTATTAAGCTTCTAAAGATTAACGCTCCTATCAGAATAGAAGGTTTTGATGTATCTCACTTTTATGGAGAGTACATTGTAGCTTCCTGCGTGGTGTGGGAAGAAGGAGCTATGAACAAAAAAAGATACAGAAGGTATCGTATAAGAACTGTAAACAAGATAGATGATTACGCCGCTTTAGAGGAACTTTTGACCAGAAGGGCAAGAAGGTTAAAGGAAGGGGAAGAACCTATGCCTGATGTATGGTTAATAGACGGGGGTTTAGGACAGCTTACGGTAGGCATAAAAGTAAGAGACAATTACAAGCTTCCCATCAAAGTTTTCTCTTTGGCAAAAGAAAACGAGATCCTATACACGGAGTTTGGGGTTAATATACCCCTTAAGGAGCATCCAATACTTTACAGAGTTTTTGGACAGATCAGGGACGAGGCACATCGCTTTGCCCTCTCTTACAACAAAAAGCTTAGACTAAAGGAAGGCTTAAAGGATGTGCTGGATAGGATAAAGGGCATAGGAGAAGTGAAGAAAAAGATTATCTACAACAACTTTGAAAACTTGTATGAGCTATTAAAGGCAGAGGAGGGGCACCTGAGAAGGCTTGGCATAAACCCCTCCATAAAGCAGGAGATAGAAAAGTACATAAGTTAA
- the sppA gene encoding signal peptide peptidase SppA: MRWLKRLFIVLIILLVFGFLANLFSRIPVGDRIAVLRIDGIIVNGEPVVRKLEALKKDKSVKALVIRAESPGGSVGASQEIYRALERFKESGKPVVISMGNVCASGCFYISMVGDYIYANPGTITGSIGVIVQHTSLKDLLGKLGIKTTSIKTGKFKDTLSPTKELTEEEKAYIQELIDKAYDQFIQAILKYRKGVDISKLKEVADGRVFNGEDAVSLKLVDGLGGLQDAIEKAQALAKIEKPRVFYVEEPKSLLRRLLENRLNIGLESQSPLMIYYILQ, translated from the coding sequence ATGAGGTGGCTTAAAAGGCTATTCATTGTCCTTATAATACTCCTAGTGTTTGGCTTTTTAGCAAACTTATTTTCTCGCATACCCGTAGGAGATAGAATAGCTGTTCTAAGGATAGATGGAATAATCGTGAATGGGGAACCTGTAGTTCGCAAACTGGAAGCTTTGAAGAAGGATAAAAGCGTAAAAGCTTTGGTAATTAGAGCTGAAAGCCCAGGCGGTTCAGTGGGAGCTTCCCAGGAAATCTACAGAGCACTGGAGCGCTTCAAAGAGAGTGGTAAGCCTGTGGTAATCTCTATGGGTAACGTGTGTGCCTCTGGATGCTTTTACATATCTATGGTGGGAGACTACATCTATGCTAATCCAGGAACTATAACAGGAAGTATAGGTGTGATAGTTCAGCACACCAGTTTAAAGGATTTGCTCGGTAAGTTAGGTATAAAGACTACTTCCATAAAAACGGGGAAGTTCAAAGACACCCTATCACCAACCAAAGAGCTGACGGAGGAAGAAAAAGCGTACATTCAGGAACTTATAGACAAAGCCTATGACCAGTTTATACAGGCTATACTCAAGTATAGGAAGGGTGTAGATATCTCCAAACTAAAGGAAGTTGCTGACGGGAGGGTGTTCAACGGAGAAGACGCAGTAAGTTTAAAGCTGGTGGATGGGTTAGGTGGGTTACAAGACGCCATAGAAAAGGCTCAGGCTTTGGCAAAGATTGAGAAACCAAGAGTATTTTATGTGGAAGAGCCAAAGAGTCTATTAAGAAGGCTTCTTGAAAACCGCCTGAATATAGGACTTGAATCTCAATCGCCTCTTATGATCTACTACATCCTACAATGA
- the bioD gene encoding dethiobiotin synthase, with the protein MKSVLITATDTGVGKTFISYNIVLTLKEMGIKVGYLKPVETDVKDVPTDGSLLCKITQQDLEEAVPVRYTLPLSPYAGILEEHKDFALEALKEHYLTLLEKYDFLVVEGAGGIAVPIKRDYNYADLAKDWGLDIIIVSRAGLGTINHTYLTYFYAINRSLNVLGIVMNGFEGKDVSERTNPLIVEELTGIKPIKVPKVEGLVLDSFIRRELVSLIGF; encoded by the coding sequence ATGAAAAGCGTATTGATCACAGCTACAGATACGGGAGTAGGAAAGACTTTTATATCGTACAACATCGTACTAACCCTAAAGGAGATGGGTATAAAAGTCGGCTATCTTAAACCTGTGGAGACGGATGTGAAAGATGTGCCCACCGATGGATCTCTTCTTTGCAAGATTACTCAACAAGACTTGGAAGAAGCCGTTCCAGTAAGGTACACTTTACCCCTTTCCCCCTACGCTGGCATTTTGGAAGAGCACAAAGACTTTGCTTTAGAAGCACTAAAAGAACATTACTTGACGCTGTTAGAAAAGTACGACTTTCTGGTGGTGGAGGGTGCGGGTGGTATTGCGGTGCCTATAAAAAGAGATTACAACTACGCAGATTTAGCCAAAGACTGGGGCCTTGATATTATCATCGTATCACGTGCGGGGCTTGGCACGATAAATCATACTTATCTTACCTACTTTTATGCAATCAACAGAAGCTTAAACGTCTTGGGTATTGTAATGAACGGTTTTGAAGGAAAGGATGTGTCTGAAAGAACTAACCCGCTTATAGTGGAAGAGCTAACTGGGATAAAACCTATCAAAGTTCCTAAGGTAGAGGGTTTAGTTCTTGATAGCTTCATAAGAAGAGAGCTTGTTAGTCTTATCGGGTTCTAA
- a CDS encoding penicillin-binding protein 2 — translation MLSPKVSLKNTKIYVVIFFVSVAFLVIIFRLAYIQLYGRTSYIEKIAEKFPKVTVERVPVYRGAIKDRNGIELAISLPTISIFAFPQFVKNKEELARRLSAVLNQKEEEILKKLNSDKKFVWLAKQVEKDHINYIKGVIKDTKNQSAVGLQEDYKRVYPHGHLASNLIGFVGAEGKGLEGIEYMLDDRLYSKEVKKVFLYSPRGGRMALSLEEEKIDFKTKDIYLTIDFGIQVILEDIKEKIVKDWNPRRVALIVIDLNTGDILGMANFPDYDPNKFGNYPHQNRRNYAVTDLFEPGSVVKPFFVGKALDKGYINFNYVVDTERGRAEFFGRVIRDVHPYSLLSVDQVIIKSSNIGTAKIARFLSKKDVEELFRSIHFYSSFGVLPGEIKPKLPNLNYPANIIYASIGQGLSVNLLNLCVAFGGLATNQIVKPRIIYEPNRPKTVLVDGLFSEKVINWLRKNLIKVVEEGTAVSAKSDYFTIAGKTGTAQKFDTKTGKYSMEKVVAYFVGYFPATDPKFVAGIMVDEPKGRAFGGAAAAPYFKELVERVAFYKRLEPDKTNKLSSYEAIKN, via the coding sequence ATGCTCTCACCAAAAGTAAGTTTAAAGAATACAAAGATATACGTTGTAATCTTTTTCGTATCTGTAGCGTTCTTGGTAATAATCTTTAGGCTTGCTTACATCCAACTATACGGAAGAACCAGCTACATAGAGAAGATTGCGGAAAAATTCCCAAAGGTAACCGTAGAAAGGGTGCCGGTATACAGAGGGGCTATAAAAGATAGAAATGGTATAGAGTTAGCCATAAGTCTGCCCACTATTTCAATTTTTGCCTTTCCCCAATTTGTTAAAAACAAGGAGGAGCTAGCAAGAAGGCTTTCTGCGGTGCTCAATCAAAAAGAGGAAGAAATACTAAAAAAACTCAACTCTGATAAGAAATTTGTATGGCTGGCAAAACAGGTTGAGAAAGACCACATAAACTACATAAAGGGTGTTATAAAGGATACTAAAAATCAAAGCGCCGTCGGTTTGCAAGAAGATTACAAAAGGGTTTATCCTCATGGTCATTTAGCCAGTAACCTTATAGGTTTCGTTGGAGCAGAAGGAAAGGGTTTGGAAGGCATAGAGTATATGTTGGATGATAGACTATACTCAAAGGAAGTAAAGAAGGTTTTTCTTTATTCACCAAGGGGTGGCAGGATGGCTTTGAGCCTTGAAGAGGAAAAAATAGACTTTAAAACAAAGGACATCTATCTGACTATAGACTTTGGCATTCAGGTTATTCTTGAGGACATTAAAGAGAAAATAGTGAAGGATTGGAATCCAAGAAGAGTTGCTTTGATTGTTATAGATCTAAATACTGGAGATATACTAGGTATGGCAAACTTTCCTGATTATGATCCAAATAAATTTGGAAATTATCCCCATCAAAACAGACGAAACTACGCCGTTACGGATCTTTTCGAACCTGGTTCTGTTGTAAAGCCCTTTTTCGTTGGAAAAGCTTTAGATAAGGGATACATAAACTTTAACTATGTTGTAGATACAGAAAGAGGAAGGGCAGAATTTTTTGGTAGAGTTATAAGGGATGTCCATCCTTACAGTCTTCTTTCGGTAGATCAAGTGATAATAAAGTCTTCCAATATAGGAACTGCAAAGATAGCAAGGTTTTTATCAAAGAAAGATGTGGAAGAACTTTTTAGAAGTATACACTTTTATTCTTCCTTTGGTGTATTGCCAGGGGAAATTAAGCCAAAGCTTCCAAATCTTAACTATCCTGCCAACATAATATACGCCAGCATTGGACAAGGCTTATCTGTCAATCTTCTTAATCTGTGTGTGGCCTTTGGCGGTCTGGCTACCAATCAGATAGTAAAACCGCGCATAATATACGAACCTAATAGACCAAAGACTGTTCTAGTAGATGGGTTGTTTTCCGAGAAGGTAATAAACTGGCTACGCAAAAACCTTATCAAGGTTGTGGAAGAGGGAACCGCAGTAAGTGCTAAATCAGATTACTTTACCATAGCGGGTAAAACGGGCACAGCTCAGAAGTTTGACACAAAAACAGGTAAATACTCTATGGAAAAGGTTGTTGCTTACTTTGTGGGATATTTTCCGGCTACAGACCCAAAGTTTGTGGCCGGCATAATGGTGGACGAACCAAAGGGACGAGCTTTTGGTGGAGCTGCAGCAGCACCTTACTTTAAAGAACTGGTTGAAAGGGTAGCCTTCTACAAAAGGTTAGAACCCGATAAGACTAACAAGCTCTCTTCTTATGAAGCTATCAAGAACTAA
- the carA gene encoding glutamine-hydrolyzing carbamoyl-phosphate synthase small subunit codes for MKRAILALEDGTYFVGYSFGAEGETIGEVVFNTSMTGYQEIITDPSYKGQIVILTYTQIGNYGINPQDVESERVQVNGLVIKELSGMYSNWRAVKGLDEYLKENGAIGIWGIDTRALVKKIRERGAMKGVISTVDLEPKSLVQKARNYADISELDLVKEVATKEVYYWKEGDWDLFKGYLSFDREKPTIAVVDFGVKRNILRRLVQEGARVVVIPPENAQKTIEELQPDAIFLSNGPGDPQRVVEGIRLVRAYMEELPIMGICLGHQIIGLALGGKTYKLKFGHHGGNHPVKDLRTGRIHITAQNHNFAVDPDTLKEVQITHINLLDQTLEGFKHESLPIYCVQFHPEASPGPHDGFGIFKEFIQLSCSHQK; via the coding sequence ATGAAAAGGGCAATCTTAGCACTTGAGGATGGAACCTACTTTGTAGGATACTCCTTTGGAGCTGAGGGGGAAACCATAGGGGAGGTCGTGTTTAATACATCCATGACTGGTTATCAGGAAATAATTACAGATCCCTCCTATAAAGGCCAGATTGTAATTCTAACATACACCCAGATAGGAAACTACGGTATAAACCCTCAGGATGTGGAATCTGAGAGGGTTCAGGTGAATGGGCTTGTGATAAAAGAGCTTTCTGGGATGTACAGCAACTGGAGGGCTGTAAAGGGGCTTGACGAGTATCTTAAAGAAAACGGAGCTATCGGTATATGGGGTATAGACACCAGGGCTTTGGTGAAGAAGATAAGGGAAAGGGGTGCAATGAAGGGGGTTATATCAACAGTAGACTTGGAGCCAAAAAGTTTAGTTCAAAAAGCAAGAAATTATGCAGACATATCCGAGCTGGACCTTGTGAAAGAGGTGGCGACTAAAGAAGTATATTATTGGAAAGAAGGGGATTGGGACCTATTTAAGGGATATCTTAGCTTTGATAGAGAAAAACCAACAATAGCCGTTGTAGATTTTGGTGTCAAAAGGAATATCCTTAGAAGGCTCGTGCAAGAAGGTGCACGCGTTGTAGTAATACCGCCGGAGAATGCGCAGAAAACCATAGAAGAACTTCAGCCCGATGCCATATTTTTATCCAATGGGCCAGGAGATCCACAGAGGGTAGTGGAGGGGATAAGACTCGTAAGGGCTTACATGGAAGAGTTGCCTATAATGGGTATATGTCTTGGACACCAGATAATAGGGCTGGCGCTTGGGGGAAAAACTTACAAACTAAAGTTTGGTCATCACGGCGGAAACCATCCAGTAAAAGACTTACGGACAGGCAGGATACACATAACGGCTCAAAACCACAACTTTGCTGTAGATCCAGATACATTAAAAGAAGTCCAGATAACTCATATAAACCTTTTGGATCAGACTTTGGAAGGTTTCAAACACGAAAGCTTACCCATATACTGCGTTCAGTTTCATCCTGAAGCCTCGCCTGGACCTCACGACGGTTTTGGTATTTTTAAAGAGTTCATCCAGCTTTCATGCTCTCACCAAAAGTAA
- the queF gene encoding preQ(1) synthase gives MEKKYGEIAIEQAQLEPWENPSKERDYLIEITFPEFSCLCPRSGYPDYATIKIRYIPDQYIIELKSLKLWLNKFRNRYISHEQATNEIYQALEEKLKPKFLEVIGDFNPRGNVHTVIRIRSDQNY, from the coding sequence ATGGAGAAAAAGTACGGAGAGATAGCGATAGAACAGGCCCAGTTAGAACCATGGGAAAATCCTTCAAAAGAAAGAGACTATCTTATAGAAATCACCTTTCCGGAGTTTTCTTGCCTGTGTCCAAGGTCTGGCTACCCAGATTACGCCACTATAAAAATAAGGTACATACCAGACCAGTACATAATCGAGCTAAAATCTTTAAAGCTCTGGCTTAACAAATTCAGAAACAGATACATATCCCACGAACAAGCTACCAACGAAATATACCAGGCTTTAGAAGAAAAGCTAAAACCCAAATTTTTGGAAGTGATAGGAGACTTTAACCCAAGAGGAAACGTGCATACTGTAATCAGGATAAGGAGCGATCAGAATTATTGA